The Rhipicephalus sanguineus isolate Rsan-2018 unplaced genomic scaffold, BIME_Rsan_1.4 Seq930, whole genome shotgun sequence genome segment gatactccgACACTTTTCCAGCGACTCCATCCTCTCTCTCCCTCATACAGCTTCTCACAATAATACCTGGAGGCATAGAAACTCTAtgcctagagggaaatctggcgccaccgtatGCGCCACCTTTCCTCTAGATGGCGCTGCTTTACCGCCCGCTTCGACGCTTCCTCCCAACCACAGCGCCGTTTGTGCAGCAGCGCTGGACGAGCGGATCCGCTTCCCAAGCGTTCGATTAAAAGTGCCGTCGGGCACCCTCTCCACACCCAACGACTTCTCTACACAAACCACCGCTACAAAAAGTGCGTACTTGCTACCGACGTGCTGCCAAGCGTACTCGTGGAACACATGGATGCCGTCACTAAAATTGTACTACGTGAACGGGTCAATCTGCTTCCTTTTGAGAAGGAACGCCGCCTCGAGTTTCTCTACTTGATCCTTCCTCAGACACGGAAGCAGCGACAGCGGCATATCCCCCGCTTTACTATAGTTTTACAGTTTTACGGTATCCGTCCCTCGCGGGGACGGCATCAGTGGGAGAGGGCGAAAACGCGCGATCTCACCAATCGCTGACGAGGTGGGCCCCGCCCCTGCACGCGGCGGGCCGCTTGGAAAGTTTCCCGGCGACGGCAGTTGTGAGGAGCGTCCACTCGGTTGATGCGGCCTCGTGCGGAGGGAGCATGCCGCAGCACCGCGAAAATCGAGTCCGGCACGCGGACGAGCACGCGGCGCAGTACCCCGCCCTTGCAGCCGCGATGGAGTTGTGCTGCGTGCCGACGGGCTGTCACTTGGACGAGCCGATGCGCGTGGACAGCGCCGTCAAGGTGATCTGCAACAACGAGCATTGCCCGCAGAGTCAGCTGATGCACAGGGCCTGCTTCGAGGAGTGGGAGAGCGCGGTGCTGTCCTTCCTGCGCTCCACCGGGCGCGCGCGATCTTGGAGCGAGAAGCAGCGGCTGCAGAACCTGTGGACCAAGAAAGGCTACGACTTGGCCTACAAGGCGTGCGGCTGCCGCTGCGGCAAGGGACACCTACGCAAGGACCTCGACTGGGTCCCCCCGCCGGTGGCCGAAGCCAAGAAGAAGCAGCGGCGCAGAAAGGGCAACGACAAGCCCAGCCTGAACAAGCAGCCGAGCGGCGTGCCCGTGACGCGGCTACGGAGCTCGAGCATGTCGAGCACGGGCTCTGCCAGCCCGCCCAGCTCGTCGCCCGAGTTCCCGCCGTCACCGACGCACAAGCTGTTTTCGCGTCGCCAGGACTACTCGTCCTTCAACGCACTTCCGCGGCACAAGATCAACGCGTACCACATCAAGATGGAAGACGAAGGCGACGACATCCGCTGCTTCATCCTGAACACGCTCAGTGCCAACAAGACGTCTCGCATGGCCTGCATCGTGTGCCAGGCGCCCATGAGCGTGTTCGACCGCTACCCGCTGGTGGACGGCACGCTCTTCCTCTCGCCGCGACAGCACAGCCCGGGCTCGGTGCGCGTCGACGAGCGGTACTTGAACGCCG includes the following:
- the LOC119378702 gene encoding headcase protein-like translates to MPQHRENRVRHADEHAAQYPALAAAMELCCVPTGCHLDEPMRVDSAVKVICNNEHCPQSQLMHRACFEEWESAVLSFLRSTGRARSWSEKQRLQNLWTKKGYDLAYKACGCRCGKGHLRKDLDWVPPPVAEAKKKQRRRKGNDKPSLNKQPSGVPVTRLRSSSMSSTGSASPPSSSPEFPPSPTHKLFSRRQDYSSFNALPRHKINAYHIKMEDEGDDIRCFILNTLSANKTSRMACIVCQAPMSVFDRYPLVDGTLFLSPRQHSPGSVRVDERYLNAVCMGCLEGWPLACGACGARWSGRHLILGTMYAYDIFAATPCCDERLRCSSCREPFERWPSSYFSDYSHRVCCAHCGAKDYHFVKPLSTFVRL